The region CCGGCCGAGCTGGTTCGGGCCGATGGGCACCGCGCCGGCAGCCGAGGGGTCGGGCATCGGTGGGGTGCTGCTGCGGCGCTGCCTTCGGGATCAGCGGGCGGCGGGCCTGGATCGGGCGCAGATCGGCTGGGTGGGGCCGGTGCCGTTCTACTCGGGCAGCGCGGGCGCCTCGATCGAGCGGGTCTTCTTCCTGTACCGACGGACGTTGGTGGAATAAACCCGCCAAAACGGGATATAGGTTCATTCGCCCGCACTGGCCATCGACGCCCTTTACCGTTTCGGTAGAGGAGGCAGCCATGACCACGGATGACGACCAGACCGAGGACGGCCCGCCGATCACCTGGAAACCGGTCGGCGAACTCCCCGGCCAACTGCCGTTCGACCGGCTCGACTACGGCGACGCCGAGCAGCTCGCCGAGATGACCACCGACGGGGAGCCATCGGCGGTCGAGGAGCCATGCGAGATGGTGGACGCCCCGATCCAACTGCTTCCGCCGTACGACCGGGCGCAGAAGCGGCGCAACCAGCGCCCACTACCGACCTGACGACGAACGGGGCGGACCGCGTCAGCGGCCCACCCCGTTCGGTGTCGGAACTGGACTCAGAAGTCCATGTCCCCGCCACCCGGGCCAGCCGGGGCAGCCGGGGTCTTCTCCGGCTTGTCCGCGACAACGGCCTCGGTGGTGAGGAACAGCGCCGCGATGGAAGCGGCGTTCTGCAGCGCGGAGCGCGTCACCTTGGCCGGGTCGATGATGCCCGCGGCCAGCAGGTCGACGTACTCACCGTTGGCGGCGTTGAGGCCGTGACCCGACTCGAGGTTACGGACCTTCTCCACCACGACGCCGCCCTCGAGGCCGGCGTTGACGGCGATCTGCCGCAGCGGGGCGTCCAGCGCGACCTTGACGATGTTCGCACCGGTCGCCTCGTCGCCGACCAGGTCGAGCTTGTCGAAGGCGGTCTTGCCGGCCTGGACCAGCGCGACGCCACCACCCGGGACGATGCCCTCCTCGACGGCCGCCTTCGCGTTGCGAACGGCGTCCTCGATGCGGTGCTTGCGCTCCTTGAGCTCGACCTCGGTGGCCGCGCCGACCTTGATGACCGCAACGCCGCCGGCCAGCTTGGCCAGCCGCTCCTGCAGCTTCTCCCGGTCGTAGTCGGAGTCGCTCTTGTCGATCTCGGCCCGGATCTGGTTGACCCGGCCCTGGATCTGCTCGGCGTCACCGGCACCGTCGACGATGGTGGTCTCGTCCTTGGTCACCACGACCTTGCGGGCGCGACCCAGCATGTCGAGGCTGGCGGCGTCGAGCTTGAGGCCGACCTCCTCGCTGATGACCTGACCACCGGCGAGGATGGCGATGTCGGTCAGCATGGCCTTGCGGCGGTCACCGAAGCCCGGCGCCTTGACGGCGACCGACTTGAAGGTGCCACGGACCTTGTTGACCACCAGGGTGGCGAGAGCCTCGCCCTCCAGGTCCTCGGCGATGATCAGCAGCGGCTTGCCCGACTGCATGACCTTCTCCAGGATCGGGAGCAGGTCCTTCACCGACGAGATCTTGCTGTTGGCGATCAGGATGTACGGGTCGTCGAAGACGGCCTCCATACGCTCCGGGTCGGTCATGAAGTAGGCCGAGATGTAGCCCTTGTCGAAGCGCATACCCTCGGTGAGCTCCAGCTCCAGCCCGAAGGTGTTGCTCTCCTCGACGGTGATGACGCCTTCCTTGCCGACCTTGTCCATCGCCTCGGCGATGATCTCGCCGACGGTGCTGTCGCCAGCGGAGATGGAGGCGGTGGAGGCGATCTGCTCCTTGGTCTCGACGTCCTTGGCGAGCTTGGACAGCTCCTCCGAGACGCTCGCGACCGCAGCCTCGATGCCCCGCTTCAGGGCCATCGGGTTGGCGCCGGCGGCCACGTTGCGCAGGCCCTCGCGAACCAGGGCCTGGGCCAGGACGGTCGCCGTCGTCGTGCCGTCACCGGCAACGTCGTCGGTCTTCTTGGCGACCTCCTTGACCAGCTCAGCGCCGATCTTCTCGTACGGGTCCTCGAGCTCGATCTCCTTGGCGATGCTCACACCATCGTTGGTGATGGTGGGGGCACCCCACTTCTTCTCGAGCACGACGTTGCGGCCCTTGGGGCCGAGGGTCACCTTTACGGCGTCGGCGAGCTGGTTCATGCCCCGCTCGAGGCCGCGGCGCGCCTCTTCGTCGAACGCGATCATCTTGGCCATACGGCGTTGTCCTCCTGGACACTCACGGGCCACCCGAGATGTGTGCCTCGGATGGGCCGCCTGGTGTACGCACCTTGGGACGTCGCCACCTGGCGACGACGACGTCCTTCGGCCGGGCCGGATAGCCCGCGACGACCGGCCATGTGCCGCCCCGGCGTCTCCACGCCGGCGCAACCTGGCCCCACCGTCCCGACCATTGGCACTCACGGTATGCGAGTGCCAATGACTTGTTTAGCACTCTCCCCTGCCGAGTGCAAGCACGATGTGGCCGCTCAGCCGAGTTCCGCGGCCAGTCCGGCAGCGTTCACCGGCGCCTCGTGGGCGCGCTGCTCGGTGTACGTCAGCAGCAGACCGATCATCTGGGCGAGGTGGGCCGGCAGGGCCAGCACCGCGGTGACTCCGATCACCACCACCGCGCCGACCGCGGTGCCCGCCGAGGCGAAGGGATCCGTGCCGAACGCGGCGGTGCCGAACCCTTCGATGGCGCTGGCGACGAAACTGACGACGATCACCGCGAGGGCCACCAGCGCCACCCGACCGAGCAGCAGGCCGAGCCGGTCGTGGAACATCCGGAACGATCGGCCGATCGGGTTGTGGCGCTCGAAGAGGTAGACCGGGCCGGCCATGCTCAGCGCGAACGCCAGGTAGATGCCCGGTAGTACGCAGAAGCAGACTCCGATGCCGATGAGCAGACTGACCAGCAGGGTCCAGCCCCACAGCCCGAGCGCCCGACGGAGGCCGTAGCGGAGCGCGGAGTCGAGGCCGGCCGGCTGACCGACGGCCTGCCGGGTGATCACCCAGCTGCCGGCGGCCCACCCGACGGCCTGCACCAGGCCGATCACCAGGCTCCCGCCGACCAGCACGGCCAGGAGACCCGCCAGCTCCGCGACGAAGTTGTCCGGCAGCGCGGCTGTCGAACTCGCCTCGACCTCGACAGCCCAACTGGCCGACGGGTCCAACCCGAGAGAGATCACCGACAGCACCGCCGCGGGCAACACCTGGGTGAGCAGCATGATGGGCACCAACTGCCGCCAGCCCCGGCGCAGCGCTTCCCCGCACCTGTTGAACCAGCCGCCGATGCCGGCACCGGGCGGGTTGACCAGGGGGTCGTTCGGGTCGAAGCCGTAACCGGGCGGGTACCACCCGGCCGGCGGCCCCGGATGCCACTGTTGCCCGCCGTAGGGACCCGCCCCGGGCGGGTAGCCCCCGGTGGGCGGAAACACCCAGCCCTGCGGCGGACCGCCCGCACCCCAGGCGCCCTGCGCGGGGTCCCACCCCGACGGCGGACCGCCCGGCGGCACGCCTGGCTCCGCACCCGGCGGCGGACCGGCGGGGCCGGGTTGGCTCCGGGTCGGGTCGGACGGGCCCGGCTCACCCGGCCCGGAGGGTGGGGTGGACGAGGGTGGCTGGTCGGTCATGAACGCTCCTCAGCATTGGCTGGAACGGTTCACGATCTTCCCGGTTGCACGCCCGCGCCGCAGCCCCGACGCGCGGGCCGTTCGGTGCGGGAGATTCAGCCGATGACGCGTACGCGTTCCGCCTGCGGACCCTTCTGGCCCTGGGCGATCTCGAACTCCACCCGCTGGCCGTCCTCCAACGCCTTGTAGCCGTCCATCTCGATCGCGGAGAAGTGGACGAACACGTCCTGACCGCCGTCGACGGCGATGAAGCCGTAGCCCTTTTCGGCGTTGAACCACTTCACGGAACCCTGTGCCACGGTGCCACTTCCCTCACTGTGCGCGGCGTTGCCTGCCCGGCGAACGGCACAGCCGAACGCCATCGGAGCACCGCCTCAGCAATCGATGACGGCCATTGAAGCGGTGACCGAAATCGCACGCTACACGAGGAGTGACAGCCGTGCACGACCACAAATCGGGCATATTCCAGCGCGGCCTGATCACCTCGGTGGACCCGTTTTCCGATCCATCGGATCCGCGGTGGTGAATCGCGGTGCGGACACCAGGGCTACCGGCGGCAGGAGAGGCGCGGCCAGAAACCACGTCCGCCGCTGTGGTAGGCATGCGGACATGACCACCGACACGGGCTCGCCGGGCCTGCGGCAGGCGG is a window of Micromonospora sp. WMMD961 DNA encoding:
- a CDS encoding cold-shock protein — translated: MAQGSVKWFNAEKGYGFIAVDGGQDVFVHFSAIEMDGYKALEDGQRVEFEIAQGQKGPQAERVRVIG
- the groL gene encoding chaperonin GroEL (60 kDa chaperone family; promotes refolding of misfolded polypeptides especially under stressful conditions; forms two stacked rings of heptamers to form a barrel-shaped 14mer; ends can be capped by GroES; misfolded proteins enter the barrel where they are refolded when GroES binds); translation: MAKMIAFDEEARRGLERGMNQLADAVKVTLGPKGRNVVLEKKWGAPTITNDGVSIAKEIELEDPYEKIGAELVKEVAKKTDDVAGDGTTTATVLAQALVREGLRNVAAGANPMALKRGIEAAVASVSEELSKLAKDVETKEQIASTASISAGDSTVGEIIAEAMDKVGKEGVITVEESNTFGLELELTEGMRFDKGYISAYFMTDPERMEAVFDDPYILIANSKISSVKDLLPILEKVMQSGKPLLIIAEDLEGEALATLVVNKVRGTFKSVAVKAPGFGDRRKAMLTDIAILAGGQVISEEVGLKLDAASLDMLGRARKVVVTKDETTIVDGAGDAEQIQGRVNQIRAEIDKSDSDYDREKLQERLAKLAGGVAVIKVGAATEVELKERKHRIEDAVRNAKAAVEEGIVPGGGVALVQAGKTAFDKLDLVGDEATGANIVKVALDAPLRQIAVNAGLEGGVVVEKVRNLESGHGLNAANGEYVDLLAAGIIDPAKVTRSALQNAASIAALFLTTEAVVADKPEKTPAAPAGPGGGDMDF